The DNA window GCGCGGCGGCACGTGCTGGAAAGTGAGCCGTACCAAGGAAAACGCGTCGACTGGACGGGTCAGCTGCTGGGCACCGCCGCGTTGGCGTGCCTCGTCGCCGCGTTCATCGAAAGCGGTGCGGCCGCCATCGCGCTCTTCGCGGGCGCGTTCGCCACGACGGTCGCGTTCGTCGTGGTGCAGCGGCGCATTCCCGAGCCGCTGGTGCCGCCCGCCGTACTGCGGATCAGGGCGTTCTCCGCGGCCACCGCGATCGGCTGGCTGTTCAACTTTTGCCTCTACGGAGTCCTTTTCTGCCTCGCGCTCGTCCTGCAGCGCACCTGGCAGCTCTCGCCGCTGGCGGCGGGCATGGCACTGGTCCCGGTCACCGTCGCCGTCGGCTGCGGTGCTTTCGTCAGCGGCAGGCTCATCGCGCGCTGGGGGCCGAAGGCCCCGATGTTCGCCGGGGCGTCGGCGGGACTGGTCGGTTCGGCGGGATTGGCTTTGGCAGGCCACGAATTGGCGTGGTTCTTCGCGGCCTCGGTGCTGTTCGGCTGCTGCTCGCTGGCGATGCCCGCGATGACCTCCGTCGCGATGGGCGCCGTGCCGGACCGGCCCGGCCTGGCCGCGGGCGTGCTGAACGCGGCCAGGCAGACCGGCGGTGCGATCGGTGTCGCGGTGGTCGGCGGTTTCGCCCCCGAGACGGGGATGTGGCTCGTCTCGGCGGGTTACGTGCTCATCGCGTGTCTTGTGCCCGCGACTAGTCGACGTACGGATCGTCCACTTCGGCTCTCCCGTAGCCTTCGACGACCTGGGAGTGGTCGATGATCGAGAAGACGGCGCCGTCCGGGTCGG is part of the Amycolatopsis sp. CA-230715 genome and encodes:
- a CDS encoding MFS transporter yields the protein MITAPTAAGSRLALTAVCLGFLMITLDATIVNLALPAIADDFGGTGIAGLQWVVDSYTIALAAFLLMWGWAGDRFGARRVFVLGTAIFVVASAACAVATGLAVLIVARAVQGFGAAALLPSSLALIVHQFPDARERARALGVWGGMSGIGLAAGPVLGGLSVGLLDWRLVFAVNVPVGLAGIGLARRHVLESEPYQGKRVDWTGQLLGTAALACLVAAFIESGAAAIALFAGAFATTVAFVVVQRRIPEPLVPPAVLRIRAFSAATAIGWLFNFCLYGVLFCLALVLQRTWQLSPLAAGMALVPVTVAVGCGAFVSGRLIARWGPKAPMFAGASAGLVGSAGLALAGHELAWFFAASVLFGCCSLAMPAMTSVAMGAVPDRPGLAAGVLNAARQTGGAIGVAVVGGFAPETGMWLVSAGYVLIACLVPATSRRTDRPLRLSRSLRRPGSGR